The Aureispira anguillae genome contains a region encoding:
- a CDS encoding phage tail protein: protein MNEPVPSFFFEVLFLEESDTLFGSATALMTRALDPVANAFTEVDGLNIAFDTDSFNEAGWSSPRPIFKSMKNEELTLTRYLRPRHIGMMTFGLDPITGWCQETMKSAKTWEAQIVKKNVLIYIHHPMMQTPPPIASPSPFPVAGFLVREAFPTSWGVSPLSSTNSGEAIKETIKFGYTEIERLVIPTSPL, encoded by the coding sequence ATGAATGAACCAGTTCCGAGTTTTTTCTTCGAAGTTTTATTCCTCGAAGAGTCGGATACACTCTTTGGCTCGGCAACTGCATTAATGACTAGAGCTTTGGACCCTGTTGCAAATGCTTTTACAGAGGTGGATGGATTGAACATTGCCTTTGACACAGATTCTTTTAACGAGGCGGGCTGGTCTTCTCCTAGACCAATCTTTAAGAGCATGAAGAATGAAGAATTAACGTTAACCCGTTATTTGAGACCAAGGCATATTGGTATGATGACTTTTGGGTTGGATCCTATTACAGGTTGGTGTCAAGAAACAATGAAATCGGCAAAAACTTGGGAGGCTCAAATTGTTAAAAAAAATGTGTTAATTTATATTCATCACCCAATGATGCAAACGCCTCCTCCTATCGCTTCTCCTTCTCCTTTTCCTGTCGCTGGGTTCTTGGTTCGAGAAGCTTTCCCTACAAGTTGGGGGGTATCTCCTTTGAGTTCTACCAATAGTGGAGAGGCTATCAAAGAAACAATTAAGTTTGGTTATACAGAAATAGAGCGTTTGGTTATTCCTACATCTCCTCTTTAA
- a CDS encoding phage tail protein has protein sequence MAKENPYIGDGGKADLSHLKKINIGQKAIKSVSAGNSVYKDWPLTKYSFEISIGGFTGSVAFQAMDGLGAEIATMKFRDGNSGKFYEQSRPTLTSYSPVTLKKGVFVGDKTLFNWFTNVSNGTFFSDMRTVTIHLSELSGDKHNHIFTWTLEQAYVTKFTPSNLDAEADTEVALEEVEITYQSFSMEAGLLSSILGAASSLIGGISF, from the coding sequence ATGGCAAAAGAAAATCCATATATAGGAGATGGTGGTAAAGCAGATTTATCACACTTGAAAAAAATTAATATAGGTCAAAAGGCAATTAAGAGTGTATCAGCAGGTAATTCTGTTTATAAAGATTGGCCATTGACTAAGTATTCTTTTGAAATTAGTATCGGTGGCTTTACAGGAAGTGTTGCTTTTCAGGCAATGGATGGTCTAGGTGCCGAAATCGCAACGATGAAATTTAGAGATGGCAATTCTGGAAAATTCTACGAACAAAGTCGCCCTACCTTAACTTCTTACTCTCCTGTTACTCTAAAAAAGGGGGTTTTTGTTGGCGATAAGACCCTTTTTAATTGGTTTACCAATGTTTCGAATGGTACTTTCTTTAGTGATATGAGAACGGTAACTATTCATTTGAGTGAGCTCTCAGGGGATAAGCACAATCATATCTTTACATGGACATTGGAGCAAGCTTATGTAACAAAATTTACCCCTTCTAATTTGGACGCTGAAGCGGATACTGAAGTAGCTCTAGAAGAAGTTGAAATAACGTATCAATCGTTTTCTATGGAAGCTGGCCTACTTAGCTCTATATTAGGTGCTGCTTCTAGTTTGATAGGAGGTATCTCTTTCTAA
- the vgrG gene encoding type VI secretion system tip protein VgrG encodes MADSPIKKLKSGIVNLEVTVDGTKIPEVMMVLETEVVKEVNKIPYAKVVIFDGDSRKQTFPQSDQAIFEPGGEIEIKIAHDPTATMVTIYKGLIIEHGIKLFKNGTSCLTLTCRDEALALTVGRKNMIFYEQTDSDIISAIIADSGIKGSADVEATTATHKKLIQYYSTDWDFIQARADANSLVTIINDGEISIKKPTVSEKTDVIVTYGVDLMAMDLKMDAAYQYEDVQANFWDHTAQAIENTAGVKPTVNAQGDVDSAKLSGVLKHKELVHSSTPITKDFIQSWADSIYQRGHLSRIRGKVTFVGSEKIVVGKTVELAAIGTRFNGDGYISKVRHIVKDGQWTTEASLGLPQRTHLERYPLATPLGAGGSLPAIGGLQHGVVIQIHEDPDGEYRVLVNIPIIDNLEGEGVWARMSHVYATEDCGFVFYPEVGDEVLLGFLDNDPTYPVILGSLYSSKRKITTEEAHDPADPNYMKAISFNKGKLRLEFVDEPGKNIFKLITEDEMMIEVNDDADTITIDDPVNKNNILLDSAGVTMTVDKDLTIDVKGDIKMTAGKGIAMEATNDITGKGMNVKFEAQVNFEAKGTAAFKAEGAQFEVKGSGMGTVDGGGMLTVKGGMVMIN; translated from the coding sequence ATGGCTGATTCTCCAATAAAAAAACTCAAAAGTGGGATTGTAAACCTCGAAGTAACAGTAGACGGTACCAAAATTCCAGAAGTAATGATGGTCTTAGAGACTGAAGTGGTCAAGGAGGTTAATAAAATTCCCTATGCCAAAGTTGTTATTTTTGATGGTGATTCTCGTAAACAAACCTTTCCACAAAGTGATCAAGCAATATTTGAACCTGGTGGTGAAATCGAGATAAAGATAGCGCATGACCCTACAGCAACCATGGTAACAATCTATAAGGGGTTAATTATAGAACATGGCATTAAGCTTTTTAAGAATGGAACATCTTGTCTAACGTTAACTTGTCGAGATGAGGCATTAGCGCTTACTGTGGGGCGTAAAAATATGATTTTTTATGAACAGACAGATTCCGATATCATTTCGGCTATTATTGCAGATTCTGGAATCAAGGGCTCAGCAGATGTGGAAGCTACTACTGCGACACACAAAAAACTAATTCAATATTACTCAACGGATTGGGATTTTATCCAAGCTAGAGCAGATGCGAATAGTTTAGTGACGATCATTAATGATGGTGAAATTAGTATTAAAAAGCCAACGGTATCCGAAAAAACGGATGTAATCGTTACGTATGGAGTTGATTTGATGGCAATGGACCTAAAAATGGATGCTGCTTATCAATATGAGGACGTTCAGGCTAATTTTTGGGATCATACGGCTCAAGCGATCGAAAACACGGCTGGTGTAAAACCAACAGTCAATGCACAAGGAGATGTAGATAGTGCTAAATTATCAGGTGTCCTAAAACATAAGGAATTGGTGCATAGCTCAACTCCCATTACTAAAGACTTTATCCAATCTTGGGCGGATTCTATTTACCAACGAGGGCATTTGTCTAGAATTAGAGGAAAAGTAACTTTTGTTGGTTCTGAAAAAATCGTAGTTGGAAAAACGGTGGAATTGGCAGCAATAGGAACGCGTTTTAATGGTGATGGTTATATCAGTAAAGTAAGGCATATTGTTAAGGATGGGCAATGGACGACAGAAGCTAGTTTAGGCTTGCCGCAACGTACCCATTTAGAACGTTATCCTTTGGCGACTCCTTTGGGCGCTGGTGGTAGTTTGCCTGCTATTGGTGGTCTGCAACATGGGGTTGTTATCCAAATTCATGAAGACCCAGATGGGGAATATAGAGTATTGGTAAATATTCCGATTATTGACAACTTAGAAGGGGAAGGTGTTTGGGCCAGAATGTCTCATGTCTATGCGACCGAAGATTGTGGATTTGTTTTTTATCCAGAGGTAGGAGATGAGGTGTTGCTTGGTTTCTTAGATAATGACCCAACTTATCCTGTGATTTTAGGATCTTTATACAGTAGTAAACGCAAAATTACAACTGAGGAGGCCCATGACCCTGCTGATCCAAACTATATGAAGGCAATCTCTTTTAATAAGGGAAAGTTGCGTTTGGAATTTGTAGATGAACCAGGCAAGAATATCTTTAAGTTGATTACTGAAGATGAAATGATGATAGAGGTCAATGATGATGCCGATACCATAACTATTGATGATCCTGTGAATAAAAACAATATTTTGTTGGATTCTGCAGGGGTAACCATGACGGTTGATAAGGATTTGACCATTGATGTAAAGGGAGATATCAAGATGACAGCGGGGAAAGGAATTGCTATGGAAGCAACCAATGATATTACAGGAAAGGGGATGAATGTTAAATTTGAAGCTCAGGTTAATTTTGAGGCTAAAGGAACGGCGGCTTTCAAAGCAGAGGGCGCTCAGTTTGAGGTCAAAGGCTCTGGAATGGGAACCGTTGATGGTGGCGGTATGCTAACCGTTAAAGGTGGAATGGTAATGATTAATTAA
- a CDS encoding phage tail protein — MSDYQASHPLNGADFWPLAKFSFRVTIDGLPELGFQTVEGLEVEVSIMEYRDGASGVLHKSKRPGLTTYSNITFKKGEFVGDANLKDWMHLYQWERATNRTERKQIIIELLDEAEDVMMTWTVAGAFPVKFTPTALDAEADSEVAVEEIEVAIESWTLDKA; from the coding sequence ATGTCTGATTATCAAGCAAGCCATCCGCTTAATGGAGCAGATTTTTGGCCATTAGCTAAATTCTCTTTCCGTGTCACTATCGACGGTCTTCCTGAATTAGGATTCCAAACGGTTGAAGGACTAGAAGTAGAGGTTTCTATTATGGAGTACCGTGATGGTGCTTCTGGGGTATTGCACAAGTCAAAAAGACCTGGTTTAACAACTTACAGCAACATTACTTTCAAAAAAGGTGAGTTTGTTGGAGATGCTAACCTAAAAGATTGGATGCACTTATACCAATGGGAAAGAGCTACTAACCGTACTGAACGTAAACAAATCATCATCGAATTGCTAGACGAAGCTGAAGATGTTATGATGACTTGGACAGTAGCTGGTGCGTTTCCTGTTAAATTCACTCCTACTGCTCTTGATGCTGAGGCTGATTCAGAAGTAGCTGTTGAAGAAATTGAGGTAGCTATCGAATCTTGGACTTTGGATAAAGCTTAA
- a CDS encoding GPW/gp25 family protein has protein sequence MAENKSFLGSGWSFPPRFLESTEGLELSHDDRDIAESIFILLSTTPGERVMNPSYGCDLHSMVFSSISTSTKTRIEDLIATAILYYEPRINLVSIVIDDKDQLEGKLDINITYDIKGTNSRKNMVYPFYLTEGTDI, from the coding sequence ATGGCAGAGAATAAATCATTTTTAGGTTCTGGGTGGAGTTTCCCCCCAAGGTTTTTGGAAAGCACGGAAGGTTTAGAGCTTTCTCACGATGATAGAGATATAGCAGAATCTATTTTTATTCTATTATCAACAACACCTGGAGAACGGGTCATGAACCCCAGCTATGGTTGTGACTTGCACAGTATGGTGTTTTCTTCTATTTCCACTTCTACCAAAACAAGGATAGAAGATTTGATCGCAACGGCTATTTTATATTATGAGCCTAGAATCAACTTGGTATCTATTGTTATTGATGATAAAGATCAATTGGAAGGCAAGCTGGATATCAACATCACTTATGACATTAAGGGAACCAACTCTCGTAAGAATATGGTTTATCCTTTCTATTTGACAGAAGGTACGGATATATAG
- a CDS encoding PAAR domain-containing protein translates to MAPPASRLTDMHVCPASTGPVPHVGGPIVGPGCPTVMIGKLPAALVGDMCVCVGPPDTIAAGSATVLIGGMPAARLGDSCAHGGSIVLGEFTVMIG, encoded by the coding sequence ATGGCACCTCCAGCATCAAGATTAACAGATATGCATGTTTGTCCTGCTTCTACAGGACCTGTTCCTCATGTGGGTGGACCTATTGTTGGTCCAGGTTGCCCAACGGTAATGATTGGAAAATTGCCAGCTGCTCTAGTTGGCGATATGTGTGTATGTGTTGGCCCTCCTGATACCATTGCAGCAGGTTCTGCTACGGTTCTTATTGGTGGAATGCCTGCGGCTCGACTTGGCGATAGTTGTGCGCATGGTGGTTCTATCGTATTGGGTGAATTTACCGTTATGATTGGGTAG
- a CDS encoding CIS tube protein codes for MAVPSVGKGSDDGIARLTITAHKTVDCTDTEISTFKVQVNPQDLKYSFKIESVGGKDENSNNQQLGTATPGASAPPSAFKGYSKMELEFKFYADATGIVPIDDKMKDQFLLPDKKTPSIRGHLDLLQNTVYGYEPEIHGPPYLKMVWGNIFPDTGNSNGEKKPAVFKGTLNSCDVHLQLFSLKGEPVKAEITLKIESEIAPEARPLGKSPDLTHYIDITHGDKMTMYCERIYGRHDSKICSAVAEYNNMIDWDLKEGTKMIFPSIHMLNDKYLGDYEDIKVGHVHEESEYQQMEELIGTKKTKQYYKNFPSKVYEA; via the coding sequence ATGGCTGTTCCATCAGTAGGAAAGGGAAGTGATGACGGTATTGCAAGGTTAACCATTACTGCTCACAAAACCGTAGATTGTACAGATACTGAGATTTCTACCTTTAAGGTACAGGTCAATCCTCAGGACTTAAAATATAGTTTTAAAATCGAATCAGTTGGTGGTAAAGATGAAAATTCTAATAATCAACAACTAGGAACTGCTACCCCAGGAGCATCCGCTCCACCATCTGCCTTCAAGGGGTATAGTAAGATGGAGTTAGAGTTTAAGTTTTATGCCGATGCAACGGGGATTGTACCCATTGACGATAAGATGAAAGATCAATTTTTATTGCCAGATAAAAAAACGCCTAGTATTCGTGGGCATCTAGATTTGCTGCAAAATACTGTTTATGGGTATGAGCCAGAAATTCATGGACCTCCGTATTTAAAAATGGTGTGGGGGAATATTTTCCCAGATACAGGAAATAGCAATGGAGAAAAAAAACCTGCTGTATTTAAGGGAACCTTGAATTCATGCGATGTGCATCTTCAATTGTTTAGCTTAAAGGGAGAACCTGTAAAGGCAGAAATTACCTTGAAGATTGAATCAGAAATTGCTCCAGAAGCTCGTCCTTTAGGAAAATCGCCAGATTTAACGCATTATATAGACATCACACATGGAGATAAAATGACCATGTATTGTGAGCGTATTTATGGGCGTCACGATAGCAAAATTTGTTCGGCAGTAGCAGAATACAACAATATGATTGATTGGGATCTAAAAGAGGGAACCAAGATGATCTTTCCATCGATTCATATGCTAAATGATAAATACCTAGGAGACTATGAAGATATAAAGGTAGGGCATGTGCATGAGGAGTCGGAGTATCAACAAATGGAGGAATTGATTGGAACAAAAAAGACCAAACAATACTATAAAAATTTTCCATCGAAAGTCTATGAAGCCTAG
- a CDS encoding phage tail sheath family protein, with protein MAKQYATPGVYIEEKSAFSNSVVSVATAVPAFIGYTQKAAAGKKDLTNVPMRITSMVEFLSFFGGAPTTKFTVEADGDNYSLAADEGTNYNLFRSMQLFFANGGGASYVVSVGNYGAGVKASALIGAENGGGITALLKEQEPTLVVIPDAVLLEEGDCATVQQAMIKHCGADTRSRFAILDVWGGHQARTLLDDDVVTAARTAYGGNFLDFGAAYYPWLNATVVSSDDLSYVNISNPEGLVDILNNEVDENVSAGYVKAEKGDMIKEEIAKISDDEANTQAVSNLLKAVSPIYNDVLGQMKDTLNVLPPSGAIAGIYALVDSSVGVHKAPANVSVSAITGPTVNITAEEQENLNLPLNGKAVNAIRPFVGKGTLVWGARTLDGNSGDWRYINVRRTMIMLEQSIKFACEPYVFRPNDTNTWLSVRTMISNFLRNQWQSGALVGASEDEAYLVECGLGITMTPQDVLDGYMKVTVKVAISRPAEFIVITFQQKMPGGE; from the coding sequence ATGGCAAAACAATATGCAACACCTGGTGTGTATATCGAAGAAAAAAGTGCCTTTTCCAATTCTGTAGTATCTGTAGCTACAGCGGTACCTGCTTTTATTGGATACACTCAAAAAGCAGCTGCTGGGAAAAAAGACTTGACCAACGTTCCAATGCGTATTACTTCAATGGTAGAGTTCCTAAGCTTCTTTGGCGGTGCTCCTACTACTAAGTTTACTGTTGAGGCAGATGGTGATAACTATAGCCTTGCTGCTGATGAAGGAACAAACTATAACTTGTTCCGCAGTATGCAATTATTCTTTGCAAATGGCGGTGGTGCTAGTTATGTAGTTTCTGTAGGTAACTATGGTGCTGGTGTAAAAGCTTCTGCTTTAATTGGTGCTGAAAATGGTGGTGGTATTACTGCTTTGTTGAAAGAGCAAGAGCCTACGCTAGTTGTAATTCCTGATGCTGTATTATTGGAAGAAGGTGACTGTGCTACTGTTCAACAAGCAATGATCAAGCATTGTGGTGCTGATACTCGTAGCCGTTTCGCTATCCTAGATGTATGGGGTGGTCATCAAGCTAGAACATTGTTGGATGACGATGTTGTAACTGCTGCTCGTACTGCTTATGGTGGAAATTTCTTGGATTTTGGTGCAGCTTATTACCCTTGGTTGAACGCTACTGTTGTAAGCTCTGATGACTTAAGCTATGTTAATATCAGTAACCCTGAAGGCTTGGTTGACATCTTGAACAATGAAGTAGATGAAAATGTATCTGCTGGTTATGTTAAAGCTGAAAAAGGCGACATGATCAAAGAAGAAATTGCTAAAATTTCTGATGATGAAGCAAATACTCAAGCTGTAAGTAACTTACTAAAAGCAGTAAGTCCAATTTATAATGATGTTTTAGGTCAAATGAAGGATACACTTAATGTACTTCCTCCATCTGGTGCTATTGCTGGTATCTATGCATTGGTAGATAGCTCTGTAGGTGTACACAAAGCTCCTGCAAACGTAAGCGTATCTGCTATTACTGGTCCTACAGTAAATATTACTGCTGAGGAGCAAGAAAACTTGAACTTGCCATTGAATGGTAAAGCTGTAAACGCTATCCGTCCATTTGTTGGTAAAGGTACTTTAGTATGGGGTGCTCGTACTCTTGATGGTAACAGTGGTGACTGGAGATACATCAACGTACGTCGTACAATGATTATGTTGGAGCAATCTATTAAGTTTGCATGTGAGCCTTATGTATTCCGTCCAAATGATACGAATACTTGGTTGAGCGTTAGAACTATGATCTCTAACTTCTTGCGTAACCAATGGCAAAGTGGTGCTTTGGTTGGTGCTTCAGAAGACGAAGCTTACCTTGTAGAGTGTGGTCTTGGAATCACAATGACTCCTCAAGATGTTTTGGATGGCTATATGAAAGTAACTGTAAAAGTAGCTATCTCTCGTCCTGCTGAGTTTATCGTAATCACATTCCAGCAAAAAATGCCTGGTGGCGAATAG